The following nucleotide sequence is from Novosphingobium sp. KA1.
GCATGAGGGCAGGCGGCGGCGTGTCGAGGTTCGCGCGCATCCAGGCCAGCACCTCCAGTCCGGACATGCCCGGCACGTTCCAGTCCAGGATCAGCATGTCGAACGTCTCGCGGTGCAGATTCTGGACGAGGGCCTGGCCGTCGGCGAACGTGGTGCAGCTATTGCCGCTCGCAAGCAGGGATTTCTCCACGTAGCCGGCGAGTGCCAGATCGTCCTCCAGAATGGCAATGCGCATCGGTACTCCGCGTCAGGCTGGCGAGATCCGCCTTTCTGGGAGCCGCAATACCAGCGAAGCACTGAATGGGCAGCGGTTCTGTCGGGATTTTACATCGTTTTACAAGGTTTGCGGATTTTGCACTCCTTTACATGACAAAGTGCCGATGCGCTTCCACTCGGGCCTGAGGGAAAATCGACGGGAGCCGGCACGGAACCGGCCCGCAGAACAGGAACGCGAACGTGATGCTGAGTACGGCCAACGCGGACGGTATTGCTGCACGCCCTTCCGGTGTGCCCGGCCAGCACCGGCCCGTCCCCTCGCTGCCGGGCATGGCGGGTGTTGTCGGGGCCTGCTTCGATCTGGTTCCCTTTGCCCTGTGCGTCCTGGATCGGACGCAGCGCATCGTCTTCGCCAATGCGCAAATGGCCGCGATCGTCGGCGTACAGGCATCGCGCCTCGACGGTCGGTGCGTGACGGGCCTGTTTCCGGAGTTCGGACGCGTGCTGGCGCGAAGTTACGCCCTGGCCGAATCCGGCGAGGACATCTCCAGCCAGCGTGTCACCTGGCGGGGGCGCACGTATGCCCTCACGTTCAGTGCAACGTACGAAGCCGATGGAATGCTGGCTGAGATGCTTGTCGGTGCTGCCGACATCACGCGGGAAATCCGGCTGGAAACGCGCCTGCGCAGATCGCGGCGCCAATTGCTTGCGTCGCTTCGGGTCGACCATCTGACGGGCCTGCTCAACCGCCGGGGGCTCGAAAGCGCGGCGGTCCGGGGGTTGAGGCGCAGTTGCCGGCAGCAGCGCCCGATCGCACTGCTCATCATCGATATCGATTGCTTCAAGGCCTACAATGACCGCTTCGGCCATGTCGATGGCGATCGCTGCCTCGCGCGCATCGCCGGCACCATCGCCGCGCACGGACGCCGGGTGGGCGATGCCGTGGGGCGATACGGCGGTGAGGAATTCGTGGTCGTATTGCCGGATACCGATGCGGACGCTGCCATGCGCATCGCGGAAAGTTGCCGCTCCGCCGTGGAGGCTCTGGCGATCGGCCACCCTGACAGTCCTTCGGGCAAGGTGACGGTCAGCATCGGCGTGACGGCCGTGACCGGTGCAAGCGATTTGCGGATCGATCCGCTACAGGTGGCAAGCTGCATTCGAGCGGCGGATGGTGCGCTCTATGAAGCCAAAGCCTCCGGGCGCAATGCGATCCGCTTTCACGCGCCGTAAACGAACGAGCGGCAGGGTTCGGAGTGGGCGGGTGTCGCTGAACGCGCCTGCTGCGTATTGCCGAAAAGCCTCGGAGCGTGTCATGGCGGCGGTCTTTTTCATAGGCGAAAGGTCAGGTAGGCGGCGGCGTAGAACAAGTCGCGTCCCGGCTTGAACTTCTCCGAAACGTCGCCGTAGATCGTGTAGAAGCCGACTGTGGTGAAAGGATCGAGGGCATAGCGTCCGGCTGCCGTGGCCCGCTTTCCGAAAAAGCGGGAACCGGTTTCGTCGGCGCGCCGCAGCACTTGCCCTCCCAGCGCATAGACGCCGTCGTGGATAGAGGTGCGCCACAGGCCCGCCGCCGAGAGGTCGAGCGTCAGTTTCGCCGTCGGCTGGAGTGTCAGCATGGGCTGGAAGACCGTCAGGTTATGTGGCCCGAGGTCGCCGTTGTAGGTGAGCGGCTTGGGGAACAGCGGGCCATAGGTTCCCATCTTTCCGTCGCCGGGATTGCGATCGCCCGAACCCACGTCGACGCGCAGGGCCAGCCTGGGTTTCCATCCTCCCCGCCAGCCGTGGGCGATGGTGGCGGTGACGTAATAGGCGTCGATGTCGAGGTCGCCGAACGAACCCCACTGGCGGATGCCTTCGACATCGACGCTCCAGGCATCGGCCTTCCCGGCATAGCGCAGCGACAACGTACGGCGCCGGTCGCGCGCGGCAGGCGCGGTGGCGAAGGACAGGCTGGCGCGGTCGGAGGCGACGAACAGCATTTCCGCACGGCCCGTGAGGTTCCCGGTGCCGAACGTGCGTCCGGCGTGAAGCCCGGTGAGGTCGTAGTCGTGGTTGGTCTCGTCGTCGAACGTGCCCAGCTTTTCGAGCACTGCATGGCCGGTGAGGAAGCCACCGTCCCACGGACCCATCGTGCCCATGACGCGCAGCAGGTCCAGCGAGCGGCGGGTATTGGCGCCTTCGCGCATGTCGAACACGGTCTGGTTGCCAATGCCGATTTCCTGTCGGCCGATGCGTGCGGCAATCCGCGCCGTGCCAAGGGGGACATGGGCCTCGAGGAAGGCCTGGTGGAAGTCCAGCCGCCCTTCCTCGATCGGAGCGACCACGGAATCGAGTCCGGAACTGGTGGCGTGCTCCAGGTCCACGAAGGCGCGAAGAATGCCCTCGACCTGGAGATCGCCCCAGACGCGGGTGCGTTGCTGGAAGTTGCCGTCGTCATCCTGTGGGCCGCGCCCCCAGCGCTCGCCGATACGCAGTTCGGGGCGCAGCCGCA
It contains:
- a CDS encoding sensor domain-containing diguanylate cyclase, with product MLSTANADGIAARPSGVPGQHRPVPSLPGMAGVVGACFDLVPFALCVLDRTQRIVFANAQMAAIVGVQASRLDGRCVTGLFPEFGRVLARSYALAESGEDISSQRVTWRGRTYALTFSATYEADGMLAEMLVGAADITREIRLETRLRRSRRQLLASLRVDHLTGLLNRRGLESAAVRGLRRSCRQQRPIALLIIDIDCFKAYNDRFGHVDGDRCLARIAGTIAAHGRRVGDAVGRYGGEEFVVVLPDTDADAAMRIAESCRSAVEALAIGHPDSPSGKVTVSIGVTAVTGASDLRIDPLQVASCIRAADGALYEAKASGRNAIRFHAP
- a CDS encoding alginate export family protein; the encoded protein is MLQILAHALTAATAQMPEHAPAPVSAQAASPAEAEAVIAAPQSPNRPKAPRPAFKPINHDEDYSGFRAVRDANLWTRIKYIPLAGTTYASLGGELRLRPELRIGERWGRGPQDDDGNFQQRTRVWGDLQVEGILRAFVDLEHATSSGLDSVVAPIEEGRLDFHQAFLEAHVPLGTARIAARIGRQEIGIGNQTVFDMREGANTRRSLDLLRVMGTMGPWDGGFLTGHAVLEKLGTFDDETNHDYDLTGLHAGRTFGTGNLTGRAEMLFVASDRASLSFATAPAARDRRRTLSLRYAGKADAWSVDVEGIRQWGSFGDLDIDAYYVTATIAHGWRGGWKPRLALRVDVGSGDRNPGDGKMGTYGPLFPKPLTYNGDLGPHNLTVFQPMLTLQPTAKLTLDLSAAGLWRTSIHDGVYALGGQVLRRADETGSRFFGKRATAAGRYALDPFTTVGFYTIYGDVSEKFKPGRDLFYAAAYLTFRL